A window of Gemmatimonadaceae bacterium contains these coding sequences:
- a CDS encoding acetyl-CoA carboxylase biotin carboxylase subunit, with amino-acid sequence MTARRRTAAAAAASAPHAAAVPGARPFAKVLVANRGEIAVRIIRACREMGIGSVAVYSDADARAPHVREADEAVHIGGAAAGESYLRGDHIIDVAARVGAEAIHPGYGFLSEREWFARAVRDAGLVFIGPPAEAIAAMGSKTAARQLAQRADVPIVPGTTDSVADADAARTAAEQFGYPVLLKAAAGGGGKGMRVVQTPADMGGALDAARREAKNAFGDDSVYVEKYIAGPRHVEIQVLADHHGRCVSLGERECSVQRRHQKMIEEAPSVAVSPELRRAMGDTAVRMAQAAGYRNAGTCEFLLDPDGNYYFLEMNTRLQVEHPVTEFVTGIDLVQWQLRVAAGEAIPESFERLTPRGWAIECRITSEDPANGFLPSTGRISYLHVPAGPGVRWDGGVEVGSEVGLHYDPMLAKLIVWGADRNAAVARMHRALLELAVDGIETSRDFHLRVMEDEEFRRGAIEIQWLERRLASLTQAGPPAEGVRVAAIAAALLAERDRQARRPNGGAARGTTDADSPWTRAARLDGGL; translated from the coding sequence GTGACCGCGCGTCGCCGCACGGCCGCTGCGGCGGCCGCTTCCGCACCTCACGCCGCGGCCGTTCCCGGGGCGCGTCCGTTCGCCAAAGTCCTCGTGGCCAACCGCGGCGAGATCGCCGTGCGCATCATCCGCGCCTGCCGCGAGATGGGCATCGGTTCGGTGGCCGTATACAGCGACGCCGACGCGCGCGCCCCGCACGTACGTGAAGCCGACGAAGCCGTCCATATCGGCGGAGCCGCGGCTGGCGAGAGTTACCTGCGCGGCGATCATATAATAGATGTGGCTGCTCGTGTGGGGGCCGAGGCCATCCATCCCGGATACGGCTTTCTGTCCGAACGTGAGTGGTTCGCGCGTGCCGTGCGCGATGCCGGTCTGGTGTTCATCGGCCCGCCAGCGGAAGCGATCGCCGCGATGGGCAGCAAGACTGCGGCGCGTCAGCTCGCGCAGCGGGCCGACGTGCCCATCGTGCCGGGCACCACCGATTCGGTAGCCGATGCCGACGCCGCCCGCACGGCCGCCGAGCAGTTCGGATATCCGGTGCTGCTCAAGGCCGCAGCGGGAGGCGGGGGCAAGGGCATGCGCGTGGTGCAAACGCCTGCCGACATGGGGGGGGCGCTCGATGCCGCGCGGCGCGAGGCGAAGAACGCCTTCGGCGATGACAGCGTGTACGTGGAGAAGTACATCGCGGGTCCGCGGCACGTGGAGATTCAGGTGCTGGCCGATCACCACGGCCGCTGCGTGTCGCTGGGCGAACGCGAGTGCTCGGTGCAGCGGCGCCATCAGAAGATGATCGAGGAAGCGCCGAGCGTGGCCGTGAGCCCCGAACTTCGCCGCGCCATGGGTGACACCGCCGTGCGCATGGCCCAGGCGGCCGGCTATCGCAACGCCGGTACGTGCGAGTTCCTACTCGACCCCGACGGGAACTACTACTTCCTGGAGATGAACACGCGCCTCCAGGTGGAACATCCGGTCACCGAGTTCGTCACCGGCATCGACCTCGTGCAATGGCAGCTCCGCGTGGCCGCCGGCGAGGCCATCCCCGAGTCGTTCGAGCGGCTCACGCCGCGTGGCTGGGCCATCGAGTGCCGCATCACGAGCGAAGACCCCGCCAACGGGTTCCTCCCATCCACCGGGCGGATCTCGTATCTGCATGTGCCGGCCGGACCCGGCGTACGGTGGGACGGCGGGGTGGAAGTGGGGAGCGAGGTCGGGCTGCACTACGATCCGATGCTTGCCAAGCTCATCGTATGGGGCGCTGATCGGAACGCCGCCGTGGCGCGCATGCACCGCGCACTGCTGGAGTTGGCGGTGGACGGCATCGAAACGTCGCGCGACTTCCACCTGCGCGTCATGGAAGACGAGGAGTTCCGGCGCGGGGCGATCGAGATCCAGTGGCTGGAACGCCGGCTGGCTTCGCTCACCCAGGCCGGGCCTCCGGCCGAAGGGGTGCGGGTGGCGGCGATCGCCGCGGCGCTGCTCGCCGAGCGGGACCGCCAGGCGCGGCGGCCCAACGGGGGCGCGGCCAGAGGGACAACGGACGCGGACTCGCCGTGGACGCGTGCCGCGCGGCTGGACGGCGGCCTGTGA
- a CDS encoding acyl-CoA carboxylase subunit beta, which yields MTMRDKLDLLEKRRAESEQGGGAKRLKLQHDKGKLSARERLELLLDEGSFVEFDRFVTHRSTDFGLDEQIVYGDGVVTGYGRIEGRLVYAFSQDFTVLGGSLSETHAEKICKVMDLAVRNGAPMIGLNDSGGARIQEGVVSLGGYADIFLRNTLASGVVPQISAILGPCAGGAVYSPAITDFTYMVRGTSYMFVTGPNVVKTVTHEDVTMEQLGGADTHASTSGVAHFAFDSEPACLQAIRDLFRFVPSNNLETPPRGPATDPRDRRDEALLDIVPDSANKPYDMHDVLRRVVDDGEFYEVQPDFATNIICGFAHLGGFSVGIVANQPAVLAGVLDINASIKAARFIRFCDAFNIPVVTFEDVPGFLPGLTQEHGGIIKHGAKLLYAYCEATVPKLTVITRKAYGGAYDVMSSKHIRGDFNVAWPTAEIAVMGPKGAVEILFKKEIADAPDPAAAMDAKVAEYSAKFANPYVAASRGYVDDIIDPRDTRPRLIDALETLQTKRDRNPPKKHGNIPL from the coding sequence ATGACCATGCGTGACAAGCTCGACCTCCTGGAGAAGCGCCGCGCCGAGTCGGAACAGGGCGGGGGCGCCAAGCGCCTGAAGCTGCAGCACGACAAGGGCAAGCTCTCCGCACGCGAACGGCTCGAACTGCTCCTCGACGAGGGCTCGTTCGTCGAGTTCGATCGGTTCGTCACACACCGTTCCACCGACTTCGGGCTCGATGAACAGATCGTCTATGGCGACGGCGTGGTCACGGGCTACGGCCGCATCGAGGGCCGTCTGGTCTACGCCTTCTCGCAGGACTTCACCGTGCTCGGCGGCTCGCTGTCCGAAACACACGCCGAGAAGATCTGCAAAGTGATGGACCTCGCCGTGCGCAACGGCGCTCCCATGATCGGCCTGAACGACTCCGGCGGCGCACGCATCCAGGAAGGGGTGGTCTCATTGGGCGGGTACGCCGACATCTTCCTGCGCAATACGCTCGCATCGGGGGTCGTGCCGCAGATCTCGGCCATCCTCGGTCCATGCGCTGGCGGGGCCGTGTATTCGCCCGCCATCACCGACTTCACCTACATGGTCCGCGGCACGTCGTACATGTTCGTCACCGGGCCCAACGTGGTGAAGACGGTCACACATGAGGACGTGACCATGGAACAGCTGGGGGGCGCCGACACCCACGCCAGCACGTCAGGCGTGGCGCACTTCGCATTCGACTCCGAACCCGCCTGTCTCCAGGCCATCCGCGACCTGTTCCGGTTCGTGCCGTCGAATAATCTGGAGACGCCGCCGCGCGGGCCCGCCACGGATCCGCGCGACCGCCGCGACGAGGCACTGCTCGACATCGTGCCCGACAGCGCGAACAAGCCGTACGACATGCACGACGTGCTGCGCCGGGTGGTGGATGACGGCGAGTTCTACGAGGTGCAGCCCGACTTCGCCACCAATATCATCTGCGGGTTCGCCCACCTGGGTGGGTTCAGCGTCGGCATCGTGGCCAATCAGCCGGCCGTGCTCGCCGGCGTGCTCGATATCAATGCGTCGATCAAGGCCGCCCGGTTCATTCGATTCTGCGATGCGTTCAACATCCCCGTCGTGACCTTCGAGGACGTGCCGGGATTCCTGCCCGGGCTGACGCAGGAGCACGGCGGCATCATCAAGCACGGCGCCAAGCTGCTCTACGCATACTGCGAAGCCACGGTACCGAAACTCACCGTGATCACGCGCAAGGCCTACGGTGGCGCGTACGACGTGATGAGTTCCAAGCACATCCGCGGCGACTTCAACGTGGCCTGGCCCACTGCCGAAATCGCGGTCATGGGGCCCAAGGGTGCGGTGGAGATTCTATTCAAGAAGGAAATCGCGGACGCGCCCGATCCGGCGGCCGCCATGGACGCCAAGGTGGCCGAATACTCGGCCAAGTTCGCCAACCCGTACGTGGCGGCGTCGCGCGGCTACGTGGATGACATCATCGACCCGCGCGATACGCGACCGCGGCTGATCGACGCTCTGGAGACGCTTCAGACCAAACGCGACCGCAATCCGCCCAAGAAGCACGGAAACATCCCGCTGTGA
- a CDS encoding 30S ribosomal protein S1, with the protein MTELDTTTTGSVTTLREKRDAQKAQLRPLANRRPELYDEDEYTSADYERMLDLYNGTLASIEEGEIVKSKVLEIRDNLVVLDIGFKSEGSVPLEEFKDFPDLKPGDEVEVLLEHLEDQEGSVVLSKKKADFMRVWERIRVAYETDQPAEGTLIKKIKGGVVVDLMGVDAFLPGSQIALRRVPNIDELLGQKFEFKIIKLNKRRRNIVVSRRVILETERAGKREKLMKELQKDQVRKGVVKNITDFGAFIDLGGVDGLLHITDMSWGRISHPSEMVQIGQELEVKVLDIDWTRERISLGLKQLQSYPWKDVAEKYPVGTRVTGKVVSITNYGAFIELEPGIEGLVHISEMSWTRNVRHPSKLVSIGETIEAVVLKVDPGEEKISLGMKQTEQDPWMVLPLRYPVGTRINGKVRNLTSFGAFVEIEPGIDGLIHISDMSWTKRVQHPSEVVKKGDAVDVVILNIDSENKRISLGLKQAEEDPWLKIGETYPVGTELQGKVVRLMDKGVVVDIGNDIEGFVPISQLSPTEKEVNSPADLVYETMNLDMRVLEVDPIHRRIVLGVTNIPEEQPPRPETPSKVHTEDEEVVPVPVDLSAVIEEEETVEAEPKIEG; encoded by the coding sequence ATGACCGAGCTCGATACCACCACAACCGGCAGTGTGACCACGCTGCGTGAGAAGCGCGATGCGCAAAAGGCGCAGCTGCGTCCGCTTGCCAACCGCCGTCCTGAACTGTACGACGAAGACGAGTACACCTCCGCCGACTACGAGCGGATGCTGGACTTGTACAACGGGACCCTGGCCTCGATCGAGGAAGGGGAGATCGTCAAGAGCAAGGTGCTCGAGATCCGCGACAACCTCGTCGTGCTCGACATCGGGTTCAAGTCCGAAGGCAGCGTGCCGCTCGAGGAGTTCAAGGACTTCCCCGACCTCAAGCCGGGCGACGAAGTCGAGGTCCTGCTGGAGCACCTCGAAGACCAGGAAGGCTCGGTCGTCCTGTCCAAGAAGAAGGCCGACTTCATGCGCGTGTGGGAACGCATCCGCGTGGCCTACGAGACCGACCAGCCGGCTGAAGGCACCCTGATCAAGAAGATCAAGGGCGGCGTGGTGGTCGACCTGATGGGCGTCGACGCGTTCCTGCCGGGATCGCAGATCGCGCTCCGTCGCGTGCCCAACATCGACGAGCTGCTCGGCCAGAAGTTCGAGTTCAAGATCATCAAGCTCAACAAGCGCCGCCGCAACATCGTGGTGTCGCGCCGCGTGATCCTGGAGACCGAGCGCGCCGGCAAGCGCGAGAAGCTCATGAAGGAGCTCCAGAAGGACCAGGTGCGAAAGGGCGTGGTCAAGAACATCACTGACTTCGGGGCGTTCATCGACCTCGGCGGCGTGGACGGCCTGCTCCACATCACCGACATGTCGTGGGGCCGCATCTCGCACCCCTCGGAAATGGTGCAGATCGGCCAGGAACTCGAGGTCAAGGTCCTCGACATCGACTGGACCCGCGAGCGCATCTCGCTCGGCCTCAAGCAGCTCCAGAGCTACCCGTGGAAGGACGTCGCCGAGAAGTATCCGGTGGGAACCCGCGTGACGGGCAAGGTTGTCTCGATCACGAACTACGGCGCCTTCATCGAACTGGAACCGGGCATCGAAGGCCTCGTCCACATCAGCGAGATGAGCTGGACGCGCAACGTCCGCCACCCGTCCAAACTGGTGTCGATCGGCGAGACCATCGAGGCGGTGGTGCTCAAGGTCGATCCGGGTGAGGAAAAGATCTCGCTCGGCATGAAGCAGACCGAGCAGGACCCGTGGATGGTGCTGCCGTTGCGCTACCCGGTGGGAACGCGCATCAACGGCAAAGTGCGCAACCTCACGAGCTTCGGCGCATTCGTGGAGATCGAGCCGGGCATCGACGGCCTCATCCACATCTCCGACATGAGCTGGACCAAGCGCGTGCAGCATCCGTCGGAAGTGGTGAAGAAGGGCGACGCGGTGGACGTGGTCATCCTCAACATCGACAGCGAGAACAAGCGGATCTCGCTCGGTCTCAAGCAGGCCGAAGAGGATCCGTGGCTCAAGATCGGCGAGACCTACCCGGTGGGCACGGAGCTCCAGGGCAAGGTCGTGCGTCTGATGGACAAGGGCGTGGTGGTCGATATCGGCAACGATATCGAAGGCTTCGTGCCGATCTCGCAGCTGTCGCCGACCGAGAAGGAGGTGAACAGCCCCGCCGACCTCGTCTACGAGACGATGAATCTCGATATGCGTGTGCTGGAAGTGGATCCCATTCACCGCCGCATCGTACTCGGCGTGACGAACATTCCCGAGGAACAGCCGCCGCGTCCCGAAACGCCGTCCAAGGTGCACACCGAGGACGAGGAAGTGGTGCCGGTGCCGGTGGACCTGAGCGCCGTGATCGAGGAAGAGGAGACGGTGGAAGCCGAGCCCAAGATCGAGGGCTGA
- the cmk gene encoding (d)CMP kinase produces MIAIDGPAAAGKSSTARWVADRLGFRHVDSGSLYRAVTVAALAADPAPEAWSETDVLTHAPRVTLEPAGGGSFLPLIDGRAVGDEIRSPEVTRAVSLVAQMPGVRAWVNGQVRNAARDHDVVVDGRDMGTAVFPEALLKVFLVADPWERARRRLVQRLGRSPTDTEVAEETDRLVQRDAKDATQTVPARDAVVVDTTYITQEEQVERIVALARAVTHREDVTSDG; encoded by the coding sequence GTGATCGCCATTGATGGTCCGGCGGCCGCTGGCAAGTCGTCCACCGCCCGGTGGGTGGCCGACCGACTCGGCTTCCGGCACGTGGATTCCGGATCGCTCTACCGCGCGGTCACGGTTGCCGCGCTGGCGGCCGACCCGGCCCCCGAGGCCTGGAGCGAGACCGACGTGCTGACCCACGCCCCGAGGGTCACCCTCGAGCCGGCCGGTGGCGGTTCGTTCCTGCCGCTCATCGACGGTCGAGCGGTCGGCGACGAGATCCGCTCGCCTGAGGTGACGCGCGCGGTGTCGTTGGTGGCTCAGATGCCGGGCGTTCGGGCTTGGGTGAACGGGCAGGTGCGGAATGCGGCCCGGGACCACGACGTGGTGGTGGACGGTCGGGACATGGGGACCGCGGTGTTCCCCGAGGCGCTACTCAAGGTGTTTCTGGTGGCCGACCCGTGGGAGCGGGCCCGCCGGCGGCTGGTGCAGCGGCTGGGGCGTTCGCCCACCGACACCGAGGTGGCCGAGGAGACCGACCGGCTGGTGCAGCGCGACGCGAAGGACGCGACGCAGACCGTACCGGCGCGCGATGCCGTGGTGGTGGATACGACCTACATCACGCAGGAAGAGCAGGTGGAGCGGATCGTGGCGCTGGCCAGGGCCGTAACTCACCGCGAGGACGTCACTTCCGACGGTTGA
- the aroA gene encoding 3-phosphoshikimate 1-carboxyvinyltransferase, giving the protein MNVRGSVRVPGDKSISHRALILSALGAGTSLVRGILDSHDVRSTATVLRALGVDVPALGPSIAIAGVGPAGLRSPPGDLDCGNSGTTTRLMAGVAAARPFTSRFVGDESLSRRPMRRIIRPLEAMGARVHCERGDGLPMVVYGAMLHGVDWYTEVASAQVKSAVLLAGLVAGVPVSVREPLASRDHTERMLAARGVPVRTGDHGVSLEPVTSLPAADVDVPADPSSAAFFAALAAMADSGELLLRDVCVNPTRTGFLQLLRRMGARVEFVEETVRGGEPVATLRVTAGALVGTDIGSDEVPSMIDELPLAACLAARAEGTTRITGAGELRVKESDRIATVVQNLRALGVDAEELPDGMVINGTRAPLRGAVTTRGDHRIAMAFGVLGASDGAEVEIDDRSCVDVSFPGFWGLLAGVVSG; this is encoded by the coding sequence ATGAACGTTCGCGGGAGTGTCCGCGTCCCGGGCGACAAGTCGATCTCGCACCGCGCGCTCATCCTGTCCGCCCTCGGAGCCGGCACGTCGCTCGTGCGGGGCATCCTCGATTCGCACGACGTGCGCTCCACGGCGACGGTACTCCGCGCCCTGGGAGTGGACGTGCCCGCGCTCGGGCCGAGCATTGCCATCGCCGGCGTGGGCCCGGCCGGCCTGCGCTCTCCGCCGGGCGATCTCGACTGCGGCAACAGCGGCACCACGACACGCCTCATGGCCGGCGTGGCCGCGGCCCGTCCATTCACCTCCCGTTTCGTGGGAGACGAGAGCCTCAGCCGCCGCCCGATGCGGCGCATCATCCGCCCACTGGAGGCGATGGGTGCCCGCGTGCACTGCGAGCGCGGCGACGGCCTGCCCATGGTCGTGTATGGTGCGATGCTGCACGGCGTGGACTGGTACACCGAGGTGGCCAGCGCGCAGGTGAAGAGCGCCGTCCTGCTCGCCGGTCTCGTGGCCGGGGTGCCCGTGTCGGTGCGTGAACCGCTCGCCTCTCGCGACCATACCGAACGGATGCTCGCCGCGCGCGGCGTCCCGGTCCGTACGGGCGACCACGGGGTGTCATTGGAACCCGTGACCTCGCTTCCCGCCGCCGACGTCGACGTGCCGGCAGATCCGTCGTCGGCCGCTTTCTTCGCCGCCCTCGCGGCGATGGCGGACAGCGGCGAGCTGCTCCTGCGCGACGTCTGCGTGAATCCCACCCGCACCGGGTTCCTCCAACTGTTGCGCCGCATGGGGGCGCGCGTCGAGTTTGTCGAGGAGACCGTGCGTGGGGGGGAGCCCGTGGCCACACTCCGCGTGACCGCGGGCGCGCTCGTCGGAACCGACATCGGCAGCGACGAGGTCCCGAGTATGATCGACGAGCTGCCACTGGCCGCGTGTCTGGCCGCGCGCGCCGAGGGCACCACGCGCATCACCGGAGCCGGGGAGCTGCGAGTGAAGGAGAGCGACCGCATCGCGACCGTCGTGCAGAACCTGCGAGCCCTTGGCGTGGACGCCGAGGAGCTTCCCGACGGCATGGTCATCAACGGCACACGTGCGCCGCTCCGCGGGGCGGTGACCACGCGCGGCGACCACCGTATCGCGATGGCGTTCGGCGTGCTCGGTGCGTCCGACGGGGCCGAAGTGGAGATCGACGACCGCTCGTGCGTGGACGTGTCGTTCCCCGGGTTCTGGGGCCTGCTGGCTGGGGTGGTATCCGGATGA
- a CDS encoding 2,3,4,5-tetrahydropyridine-2,6-dicarboxylate N-succinyltransferase codes for MPTLAERIDELAATPAGMELPAHARDVVRELLDALELGAVRAADRDAGGRWRAVPWVKRGILLGFRAGKIADMSVPEGAGVRFSFVDKDTFPARTFAPADGVRVVPGGSSIRRGTYVAPGVVCMPPMFVNVGAWVGSGTMIDSHALVGSCAQIGERVHLSAAAQIGGVLEPVNASPVVIEDDVLVGGNCGVYEGTVVRERAVLAAGVVLTRGTPVFDLVRETVYRALGDDPLEIPAGAVVVPGARAVTAGWGADHGLALQAPMIVKYRDEKTDLATALEAWLR; via the coding sequence ATGCCCACGCTCGCCGAACGGATCGACGAGTTGGCCGCCACGCCCGCGGGCATGGAACTCCCCGCGCACGCCCGCGACGTGGTGCGCGAGTTGCTCGACGCGCTCGAACTCGGCGCCGTGCGCGCGGCGGACCGCGACGCTGGCGGGCGGTGGCGCGCCGTGCCCTGGGTCAAGCGCGGCATCCTGCTCGGCTTCCGGGCCGGCAAGATCGCCGACATGTCCGTTCCCGAGGGGGCCGGCGTCCGCTTCAGCTTCGTGGACAAGGATACGTTTCCCGCGCGAACCTTCGCCCCCGCCGATGGCGTACGGGTGGTCCCGGGAGGCTCGAGCATCCGCCGCGGCACGTACGTCGCGCCGGGCGTGGTGTGCATGCCACCGATGTTCGTGAACGTCGGTGCGTGGGTGGGCAGCGGCACGATGATCGATTCGCACGCGCTCGTGGGATCGTGCGCGCAGATCGGCGAACGCGTGCACCTGAGCGCGGCCGCCCAGATCGGGGGCGTGCTCGAACCCGTGAACGCCAGCCCCGTGGTGATCGAAGACGACGTGCTGGTGGGGGGCAACTGCGGCGTGTACGAAGGCACCGTCGTGCGCGAGCGGGCAGTGCTCGCGGCGGGCGTGGTGCTCACGCGCGGCACGCCGGTGTTCGACCTCGTGCGCGAGACGGTGTACCGCGCCCTCGGCGACGACCCCCTCGAGATTCCCGCCGGCGCCGTCGTCGTGCCCGGAGCCCGCGCGGTCACGGCAGGGTGGGGGGCCGACCACGGGCTCGCGCTCCAGGCGCCGATGATCGTGAAGTACCGCGACGAGAAGACCGATCTCGCCACGGCGCTCGAAGCGTGGCTCCGGTGA
- the dapA gene encoding 4-hydroxy-tetrahydrodipicolinate synthase, producing the protein MTAARLTGCGTALVTPFTAAGAVDQEALRRLVEWQIVEGIHFLVPCGSTGEAATMTVDEHRRVVEIVVEQVNGRVPVVAGAASNDTKKAIALSREMEAAGATHLLHASPMYNKPPQRGIIAHFEAIARETSLPIVIYNVPGRTGSNVEAKTTLALAQHPSMTAVKEASGNLGQITDILAARPESFSVLSGDDEMTLAIMAAGGDGIISVVSNATPRLMAQLCERAAAGDFAAARDVHFTLLPWMRAAFIESNPLAAKAALAMMGRIQNVLRLPLVPLDAKHAAAVRAALEHAGALP; encoded by the coding sequence ATGACCGCCGCCAGACTCACCGGGTGCGGCACCGCACTCGTCACCCCGTTCACCGCCGCCGGCGCGGTGGACCAGGAGGCGCTCCGCCGCCTCGTGGAATGGCAGATCGTCGAGGGAATCCATTTTCTCGTCCCCTGCGGATCCACCGGCGAGGCGGCGACGATGACGGTGGACGAGCACCGCCGCGTGGTCGAGATCGTCGTCGAGCAGGTGAACGGCCGCGTCCCCGTGGTGGCCGGTGCGGCGTCCAACGACACGAAGAAGGCGATTGCCCTGTCGAGAGAGATGGAGGCCGCCGGCGCGACGCATCTGCTGCACGCCTCGCCGATGTACAATAAGCCGCCGCAGCGGGGCATCATCGCGCACTTCGAGGCCATCGCCCGCGAGACCTCGCTCCCCATCGTCATCTACAACGTCCCGGGCCGCACCGGCAGCAACGTCGAGGCAAAGACCACGCTGGCCCTCGCCCAACACCCGAGCATGACGGCCGTCAAGGAAGCGTCGGGCAATCTCGGCCAGATCACCGACATCCTGGCCGCGCGGCCGGAGTCGTTCAGCGTGCTCTCGGGCGACGACGAGATGACGCTGGCCATCATGGCCGCCGGCGGCGACGGCATCATCTCCGTCGTATCCAACGCCACCCCGCGGCTCATGGCGCAGCTGTGCGAGCGCGCCGCAGCCGGCGACTTCGCCGCGGCGCGCGACGTCCACTTCACATTGCTGCCCTGGATGCGCGCCGCGTTCATCGAATCCAACCCGCTCGCCGCCAAGGCCGCGCTGGCCATGATGGGGCGCATCCAGAACGTGCTCCGATTGCCGCTCGTGCCGCTCGATGCCAAGCACGCCGCCGCCGTCCGCGCGGCCCTCGAACACGCCGGCGCGCTGCCCTGA
- a CDS encoding dihydrodipicolinate reductase C-terminal domain-containing protein — protein MTRLAIIGMGKMGRAVEQLAPAHGFEVVARIDKSGGDAREVTAETLNGAEVAVEFTTAQAAPENIRVAAAARCPIVVGTTGWNAERPAVERFVREVGGALLAAPNFSLGVAAFMLTVEAAAGAMRLAPGFDVHLIETHHAQKQDAPSGTAIALAQVAAAKLGHDVPITSVRTGSVPGIHELIFDAQFEQIRLVHTARDRRVFAEGALLAAKWLVGRRGIYALRDVLTDTGGSST, from the coding sequence ATGACGCGCCTGGCGATCATCGGCATGGGCAAGATGGGCCGGGCGGTGGAACAGCTCGCGCCGGCGCATGGGTTCGAGGTCGTGGCCCGCATCGACAAGTCGGGGGGCGACGCCCGCGAGGTCACCGCCGAAACGCTCAACGGCGCGGAGGTGGCGGTGGAGTTCACCACCGCGCAGGCGGCGCCCGAGAACATCCGCGTGGCCGCTGCCGCGCGCTGTCCCATTGTGGTCGGCACTACGGGGTGGAACGCGGAACGACCCGCCGTGGAGCGGTTCGTCCGCGAGGTCGGCGGCGCGCTCCTCGCGGCCCCCAACTTCTCGCTCGGCGTGGCGGCGTTCATGCTCACCGTCGAAGCGGCGGCCGGGGCCATGCGCCTCGCCCCGGGCTTCGACGTGCACCTCATCGAGACCCACCACGCGCAGAAGCAGGACGCGCCGTCGGGCACCGCGATCGCTCTTGCGCAGGTGGCGGCTGCCAAGCTCGGGCACGACGTGCCGATCACCAGCGTGCGCACCGGCTCGGTGCCGGGTATCCACGAACTCATATTCGACGCCCAGTTCGAGCAGATCCGCCTGGTCCACACGGCGCGCGACCGGCGCGTGTTCGCCGAGGGCGCCCTGCTCGCGGCCAAGTGGCTCGTCGGGCGTCGCGGCATCTACGCGCTGCGCGATGTCCTCACCGATACCGGAGGCTCGTCCACATGA
- the lysC gene encoding lysine-sensitive aspartokinase 3 yields the protein MIVLKFGGTSVADAAAIRRAAAIVQTRRGRAPIVVVSALAGATNLLLEIADQSARGQLIIALRSVEALRKRHLDEAEALLGTGREANDVMGEMSAMFDELASLAGALSVLGDLTPRSQDAIAAVGEQLSSLLCTAAFCRAGLPAAHVEARRVMITDDTFTKAEPDPDAIAEAAQRVVAPVVRNGEIPVLGGFIGSCRSTGVTTTLGRGGGDYSASLFGAALQAEAIEIWTDVDGMLTGDPRVVQGTKLIERVGFDEASELASFGAKVLHPSTIAPAVRLGIPVYVLNARHPKSPGTMITFDAPRRPVTAIAGKSGVSLVKVRSPRMLLTEGFLRTLFEVFERHKTSVDVVATSEVSVSLTVDDASHLDALIVDLRALGDVAIERNRGIVAVVGAGLSDGGLSMSRALQALGDVRVYMLSLSATGINLTIVVEDDQVNPVMRRLHAEFFGGGNGS from the coding sequence GTGATCGTCCTCAAGTTCGGGGGCACGTCCGTGGCCGATGCCGCGGCGATCCGGCGCGCCGCCGCGATCGTACAAACGCGGCGCGGGCGCGCGCCGATCGTCGTCGTGTCGGCGCTGGCGGGGGCCACCAACCTGCTGCTCGAGATCGCCGACCAGTCGGCGCGCGGACAGCTCATCATCGCCCTGCGCAGCGTCGAGGCGCTGCGCAAGCGGCATCTCGACGAAGCCGAAGCGCTGCTCGGCACCGGTCGCGAGGCCAACGACGTGATGGGCGAGATGAGCGCCATGTTCGACGAACTGGCCAGTCTGGCCGGGGCGCTCTCGGTGCTCGGCGATCTGACGCCGCGCAGCCAGGACGCCATCGCGGCCGTCGGCGAGCAACTCTCGTCGCTACTCTGCACCGCCGCGTTCTGTCGCGCCGGGCTGCCGGCCGCGCACGTCGAAGCTCGGCGCGTGATGATCACCGACGACACGTTCACCAAGGCCGAGCCGGACCCCGACGCGATCGCGGAAGCCGCGCAACGCGTGGTCGCGCCGGTGGTGCGCAATGGGGAGATCCCGGTGCTCGGCGGATTCATCGGGTCGTGCAGGAGCACCGGCGTCACGACCACGCTGGGGCGTGGGGGCGGGGACTACAGTGCGTCCCTGTTCGGCGCCGCGCTGCAGGCCGAGGCCATCGAGATCTGGACCGACGTGGACGGCATGCTCACCGGCGACCCGCGCGTCGTACAGGGGACGAAACTCATCGAGCGGGTGGGGTTCGACGAGGCCTCGGAGTTGGCCTCGTTCGGCGCGAAGGTGCTGCACCCGAGTACGATTGCACCCGCCGTGCGCTTGGGCATTCCCGTGTACGTGCTCAACGCGCGCCATCCGAAGTCACCCGGCACGATGATCACGTTCGACGCGCCGCGCCGGCCGGTCACGGCCATCGCGGGCAAGAGCGGGGTGAGCCTGGTGAAGGTGCGGTCGCCCCGCATGTTGCTCACCGAGGGGTTTCTGCGCACCCTGTTCGAGGTGTTCGAGCGTCACAAGACGTCGGTCGACGTCGTGGCCACGTCGGAGGTGTCGGTATCGCTCACCGTGGACGACGCGTCCCATCTCGACGCGTTGATCGTCGATCTGCGCGCGTTGGGCGACGTGGCCATCGAGCGGAATCGCGGCATCGTCGCCGTGGTCGGCGCCGGGCTGAGCGACGGCGGCCTGTCGATGTCGCGCGCGTTGCAGGCGCTGGGAGACGTGCGGGTGTACATGTTGTCGTTGAGCGCCACCGGCATCAACCTGACGATCGTGGTGGAGGACGATCAGGTGAACCCGGTGATGCGGCGGCTTCACGCCGAATTCTTCGGAGGGGGGAACGGGTCATGA